The Arachis hypogaea cultivar Tifrunner chromosome 14, arahy.Tifrunner.gnm2.J5K5, whole genome shotgun sequence genome has a segment encoding these proteins:
- the LOC112740374 gene encoding phosphomevalonate kinase, peroxisomal-like, producing MLKMQFSQWIEQASEPNKEAVIKALLGAKEAMLGIRYHMRLMGEAAGVPIEPKSQTKLLDATLNLEGVLLAGVPGVGGFDAVFAVTLGDSSSNVTKTWSSLNVLALLVKEDPCGVSLESADPRTNEIT from the exons ATGTTGAAAATGCAATTCTCACAGTGGATAGAGCAAGCTTCTGAACCCAACAAGGAAGCAGTTATTAAAGCATTGCTAGGTGCAAAAGAAGCTATGCTTGGGATTAGATATCATATGCGCCTAATGGGTGAGGCTGCAGGTGTTCCT ATtgaaccaaaatcacaaacaaAACTTTTAGATGCTACACTAAACTTGGAAGGAGTGTTGTTGGCTGGAGTTCCAGGAGTAGGAGGATTTGATGCTGTCTTTGCTGTTACTTTGGGAGATTCAAGCAGCAATGTGACAAAAACATGGAGCTCACTCAATGTTCTTGCCCTTCTGGTTAAAGAAGATCCTTGTGGCGTTTCTTTAGAAAGTGCTGACCCTAGAACAAATGAAATCACTTAA